A region from the Dinoroseobacter shibae DFL 12 = DSM 16493 genome encodes:
- the metA gene encoding homoserine O-acetyltransferase MetA, translating into MPIKIPETLPAFDVLSSEGVMVMGQGRADRQDIRPLQIGLLNLMPKKIQTETQFARLIGATPLQIDLTLIRMTEHQSKHTSAAHMEAFYRPFAEVRDRKFDGLIITGAPIEHLEFADVTYWDELREVFAWTQTNVHATFGVCWGGMAMINHFHGVQKHILPAKAFGCFRHRNLAPASPYLRGFSDDCVIPVSRWTEMKQSEIDAVPGLTTLLGSPEVGPCLVEDPGHRALYIFNHFEYDTGTLKEEYDRDVENGTPINVPTNYYPDDDPARAPLNRWRSHAHLLYGNWLNEIYQTTEYDLEKIGT; encoded by the coding sequence ATGCCGATCAAGATCCCCGAGACCCTGCCTGCCTTCGATGTGCTGTCCTCCGAAGGAGTGATGGTCATGGGCCAGGGGCGCGCGGATCGCCAGGACATCCGGCCCCTGCAGATCGGGCTTCTCAATCTGATGCCCAAGAAGATCCAAACCGAGACCCAGTTCGCCCGGCTGATCGGCGCCACGCCCTTGCAGATCGACCTGACCCTGATCCGGATGACCGAGCATCAGTCCAAACACACCTCAGCCGCGCATATGGAGGCGTTCTATCGCCCGTTCGCCGAGGTCCGAGACCGCAAGTTTGACGGGCTGATCATCACCGGCGCCCCCATCGAACATCTGGAGTTCGCGGATGTGACCTACTGGGACGAGCTGCGCGAGGTCTTCGCCTGGACCCAGACCAATGTACACGCGACCTTCGGCGTTTGCTGGGGCGGGATGGCGATGATCAACCATTTCCACGGAGTGCAGAAGCACATCCTCCCCGCCAAGGCGTTCGGCTGCTTCCGGCACCGCAACCTTGCACCCGCCTCCCCCTACCTGCGCGGGTTTTCGGACGATTGCGTCATTCCCGTGAGCCGCTGGACCGAGATGAAACAATCGGAGATCGACGCGGTACCCGGTTTGACCACACTCCTGGGCTCGCCCGAGGTTGGTCCGTGCCTGGTCGAGGACCCCGGGCACCGCGCGCTCTATATCTTCAACCATTTCGAGTATGACACCGGCACGCTCAAGGAAGAATACGACCGGGATGTGGAGAACGGCACGCCGATCAACGTTCCCACGAATTACTATCCCGACGACGACCCCGCTCGCGCACCGCTCAATCGGTGGAGATCGCATGCGCATCTGCTATATGGCAACTGGTTGAACGAGATATACCAGACCACCGAATATGACCTCGAGAAGATCGGTACTTAA
- the ppk2 gene encoding polyphosphate kinase 2: protein MSLPFDGAISHFATHDAPPDVQAALAGAKKGEILSPTYPYATRMDKDDYEDTLRALQIELVKLQSWVKESGARVCVLFEGRDAAGKGGTIKRVRANLNPRTTRVVALSKPTDREASEWYFQRYIRQLPAGGEITLFDRSWYNRGVVEHVFEFCAPSEREAFFRQLPEFEAMLVDEGIHLVKFWLNVGRAEQLRRFLRREKDPLKQWKLSWIDVEGLKKWDAYTGAISETLTRSHTKVAPWTIIRSDDKRRARLAAIRQILSGLDYTGKKTQLVSALDPQVSGGPDIWDA, encoded by the coding sequence ATGTCCCTGCCCTTCGATGGTGCCATTTCCCATTTTGCGACCCATGATGCGCCGCCGGATGTCCAGGCGGCACTGGCCGGTGCCAAGAAGGGCGAGATCCTGTCACCGACCTACCCCTACGCGACGCGCATGGACAAGGACGACTACGAGGACACCCTGAGGGCGCTGCAGATCGAACTGGTCAAGCTGCAGTCCTGGGTCAAGGAGAGCGGCGCGCGGGTCTGCGTGCTGTTCGAGGGGCGCGATGCGGCCGGAAAAGGCGGCACGATCAAGCGCGTGCGCGCCAATCTCAACCCGCGTACGACGCGGGTGGTGGCCCTCTCCAAGCCCACGGACCGCGAAGCATCGGAATGGTACTTTCAGCGCTATATCAGACAATTGCCCGCGGGCGGTGAGATCACCTTGTTCGACCGCAGCTGGTATAACCGCGGCGTGGTGGAGCATGTCTTCGAGTTCTGCGCGCCCTCCGAACGGGAGGCGTTCTTTCGCCAGCTGCCGGAGTTCGAAGCAATGCTGGTGGATGAGGGAATTCACCTGGTCAAATTCTGGCTCAACGTCGGACGCGCCGAACAGCTGCGCCGTTTCCTGAGACGCGAGAAGGATCCGCTCAAGCAATGGAAGCTGAGCTGGATCGACGTGGAGGGGTTGAAGAAATGGGATGCCTATACGGGTGCGATTTCCGAGACTCTGACCCGAAGTCACACCAAGGTCGCGCCATGGACGATCATTCGCAGCGATGACAAGCGGCGTGCGCGTCTTGCCGCGATCCGTCAAATCCTCTCGGGTCTGGATTATACCGGCAAGAAGACACAGCTTGTTTCTGCCCTCGACCCGCAGGTCAGCGGAGGCCCGGACATCTGGGATGCCTAA
- a CDS encoding DMT family transporter, translating into MTIQKSLSLRAWAELGLLSLIWGGSFLSIRIALDEIPLVTSVAYRVGIAALLLWAVILWRGTAVPRDLRLWGAFLVMGLLNNVLPFSLMAWGQLHIETGLTSILNAATAVFGVVVAALVFADERLTLNRGLGVALGFLGVATAIGLHNFRHFDLQSLAQLAVIAGTVSYAFAGAWARMHLKGLAPEVAAAGMLTASSLVMIPGALMFDGVPTALPSGTAMLAVGYYALVATAFAYLLYYRVLAAAGSGNLMLCTLLVAPVAITLGALVRGEALPGYAFLGFGLLALGLIVLDGRLTRRLLSG; encoded by the coding sequence ATGACGATACAGAAATCTCTTTCGCTACGCGCCTGGGCCGAGTTGGGCCTGCTTTCACTGATCTGGGGCGGCAGCTTCCTGTCGATCCGGATCGCTTTGGACGAAATTCCTCTCGTGACCTCGGTCGCCTACCGGGTGGGCATCGCGGCCTTGCTATTGTGGGCGGTGATCCTGTGGCGCGGAACGGCCGTGCCGCGGGACCTGCGTCTTTGGGGCGCGTTCCTGGTCATGGGCCTTCTGAACAACGTCTTGCCGTTCTCGCTCATGGCCTGGGGGCAGCTTCATATCGAGACCGGGCTGACCTCGATCCTGAATGCGGCCACGGCGGTTTTCGGGGTGGTGGTGGCGGCCCTGGTCTTCGCCGATGAGCGCCTGACCCTGAACCGGGGGCTTGGCGTCGCCCTCGGATTTCTCGGGGTGGCCACGGCCATCGGTTTGCACAACTTCCGGCATTTCGATTTGCAATCATTGGCGCAACTCGCGGTTATTGCCGGGACGGTGTCTTACGCGTTTGCAGGGGCCTGGGCGCGCATGCATCTCAAGGGGCTGGCGCCTGAAGTGGCGGCAGCCGGCATGCTGACCGCATCCAGCCTGGTGATGATCCCCGGAGCGCTGATGTTCGACGGGGTGCCCACGGCCCTGCCTTCCGGTACCGCGATGCTGGCCGTGGGATACTATGCGCTGGTGGCGACGGCCTTTGCCTATCTGCTCTATTACCGGGTGCTGGCCGCGGCGGGATCGGGCAACCTGATGCTCTGTACCCTTCTGGTGGCCCCGGTGGCGATCACACTGGGAGCGTTGGTGCGCGGCGAGGCGCTGCCGGGGTATGCGTTCCTCGGCTTCGGGTTGCTGGCGCTGGGGCTGATCGTGCTGGACGGACGCTTGACCCGGCGGCTGCTTTCCGGTTGA
- a CDS encoding YdcF family protein, producing the protein MGVMRALWQLCKIGVLVLMGFAVATFAGIVLYEPPARSEYAAIVVLSHGVAADGTLSPQTAARTQAGLDAFEAGYAPKVIFSGGLGGLEPASKGALMAEAAIAAGLPAEVAMVEGESHSTLQNALFTARLVPELRDQPVLLVTHRYHGMRSIASFWWAGFRELDLVAADPDRIEWQGAAAEPIKWAGNMVRGAVYSVAAALGLGGPRLDALLT; encoded by the coding sequence ATGGGAGTGATGCGCGCGCTCTGGCAACTCTGCAAGATCGGGGTGCTGGTGTTGATGGGCTTCGCGGTGGCAACTTTTGCGGGAATCGTTCTTTATGAACCTCCCGCGCGCAGCGAATATGCCGCCATCGTGGTGTTGTCCCACGGGGTCGCCGCGGATGGGACGCTCAGCCCGCAAACTGCGGCGCGCACTCAGGCTGGCCTCGATGCGTTCGAGGCCGGATATGCCCCGAAGGTGATTTTCAGCGGCGGTCTTGGCGGGCTGGAGCCGGCGTCGAAGGGCGCGTTGATGGCCGAAGCCGCCATTGCCGCGGGCCTTCCCGCGGAGGTTGCGATGGTCGAAGGCGAAAGCCACTCCACCCTGCAGAACGCGCTGTTCACCGCGCGCCTCGTGCCGGAGTTGCGGGACCAACCGGTGCTGCTGGTCACCCACCGCTATCACGGGATGCGGTCGATCGCCTCCTTCTGGTGGGCCGGGTTTCGGGAACTGGACCTTGTCGCCGCCGATCCGGATCGGATCGAGTGGCAGGGTGCTGCGGCAGAACCGATCAAATGGGCCGGAAACATGGTGCGCGGCGCGGTCTACAGTGTCGCGGCGGCGCTGGGCCTCGGCGGGCCCCGGTTGGACGCGCTGCTGACATGA
- a CDS encoding alpha/beta fold hydrolase, translated as MTRSDRTPPLGDLIQVDGKTVHVAEAGRGPAVVLLHGASGNLRDLTFDLTGYLNEAGFRTLAFDRPGLGYSDRLHDRGESPQEQARHLAKALDARGVDRAIILGHSFGGSVAMAWALERPDQAAGVVTLGGATMPWPGGLGPWYSIASSDLGGATLVPLLVALVPRSRAPDFAQSLFNPDPLPTGYIDYVGVDLTLRPAQVHTNARQVHGLKPHIQVMSQKYPGLTLPVEILHGTADKVVPETVHAIPMSRILPNGNLVLLEGRGHMPHHAEQEAVVAAVARAARASGLR; from the coding sequence GTGACACGTTCTGACAGAACCCCGCCGCTTGGCGACCTGATCCAGGTGGATGGCAAGACCGTGCATGTGGCCGAGGCCGGACGCGGGCCTGCGGTCGTGCTGCTGCACGGCGCGTCGGGCAATCTGCGCGACCTGACCTTCGATCTGACCGGGTATCTCAACGAGGCGGGGTTCCGTACGCTGGCGTTTGATCGGCCCGGCTTGGGCTATTCCGATCGCCTGCATGACCGCGGCGAAAGTCCGCAGGAGCAGGCGCGCCATCTGGCCAAGGCGCTGGACGCGCGCGGCGTGGATCGGGCGATCATCTTAGGGCACAGCTTCGGCGGGTCCGTTGCCATGGCCTGGGCGCTGGAACGACCGGACCAGGCCGCGGGCGTCGTGACCCTGGGCGGTGCGACGATGCCCTGGCCCGGAGGCCTGGGTCCTTGGTACAGCATTGCATCAAGTGATCTGGGGGGCGCCACGCTGGTGCCGTTGCTGGTAGCTCTCGTGCCGCGCAGCCGGGCGCCCGATTTCGCGCAATCGCTGTTCAATCCCGACCCGCTGCCGACAGGGTATATCGACTATGTCGGCGTCGATCTGACCCTGCGGCCTGCGCAGGTCCACACGAATGCACGCCAGGTCCATGGCTTGAAGCCTCATATTCAGGTCATGTCTCAGAAATATCCGGGGCTGACCTTGCCGGTCGAGATCCTGCACGGGACCGCCGACAAGGTCGTGCCCGAAACGGTGCACGCGATCCCGATGTCGCGAATCCTGCCCAATGGCAACCTCGTGCTGCTGGAAGGTCGGGGCCACATGCCGCATCACGCCGAACAGGAGGCAGTCGTCGCGGCAGTGGCGCGGGCGGCACGCGCCTCCGGATTGCGCTGA
- the guaA gene encoding glutamine-hydrolyzing GMP synthase, with amino-acid sequence MTQFDHDRLLIIDFGSQVTQLIARRLRELNVFCEIHPFQNVTDAFLADFAPKAVIFSGGPASVIDANSPRPPASVFELGVPILGICYGQQVMMQMLGGMVERGHGTAEFGRAYVTPQGDRPELLNGWFLDGREQVWMSHGDHVSRIAPGFEVYGTSPNAPFAITADLARNFFAVQFHPEVHHTPNGKTLYENFVRLAGFTGDWTMDAYREQAIAEIRAQVGDGKVICALSGGVDSSVAAVLIHEAIGEQLTCVFVDHGLLRKNEAQEVVTMFREHYNLPLIHADETELFLSALDGQSDPETKRKIIGKLFIDVFEAKAKEIGGADFLAQGTLYPDVIESVSFSGGPSVTIKSHHNVGGLPEKMGMKLVEPLRELFKDEVRALGHELGLPASFIGRHPFPGPGLAIRCPGEITRPKLEILREADAVYIDQIRKYGLYDEIWQAYVAILPVRTVGVMGDGRTYDYACALRAVTSVDGMTADYYPFTHEFLGETATRIINEVQGINRVTYDITSKPPGTIEWE; translated from the coding sequence ATGACCCAATTCGACCATGACCGCCTCCTCATCATCGATTTCGGCAGCCAGGTGACGCAGCTGATCGCGCGCCGCTTGCGCGAGTTGAACGTGTTTTGCGAAATCCATCCGTTCCAGAATGTAACCGATGCGTTTCTCGCCGATTTCGCGCCCAAGGCGGTGATCTTCTCGGGTGGGCCCGCCAGCGTGATCGATGCGAATTCTCCCCGCCCGCCGGCCAGCGTTTTCGAGCTTGGCGTGCCGATTCTCGGCATCTGTTACGGCCAGCAGGTGATGATGCAGATGCTCGGCGGCATGGTGGAGCGCGGCCATGGCACCGCGGAATTCGGGCGCGCCTATGTCACGCCGCAGGGTGATCGGCCGGAGTTGCTCAATGGCTGGTTCCTCGATGGGCGGGAGCAGGTCTGGATGAGCCATGGCGACCATGTCAGTCGAATCGCGCCGGGCTTCGAGGTGTACGGCACGTCGCCCAACGCCCCCTTCGCGATCACTGCCGATCTCGCCCGCAATTTCTTTGCCGTGCAGTTTCACCCGGAAGTGCATCACACCCCGAACGGCAAGACGCTCTACGAGAATTTCGTGCGCCTGGCCGGTTTCACCGGCGACTGGACCATGGACGCCTACCGCGAGCAGGCGATTGCCGAAATCCGCGCGCAAGTCGGAGATGGCAAGGTGATCTGCGCGCTCTCGGGCGGTGTCGACAGCTCGGTAGCAGCGGTGCTGATCCATGAGGCGATCGGCGAACAGCTGACCTGTGTCTTCGTGGATCATGGCCTCTTGCGCAAGAACGAGGCGCAGGAAGTCGTCACCATGTTTCGGGAGCATTACAACCTGCCCCTGATCCATGCGGACGAGACGGAATTGTTCCTGTCGGCGCTCGACGGGCAATCGGACCCCGAGACCAAGCGCAAGATCATCGGCAAGCTTTTCATCGACGTCTTCGAGGCCAAGGCCAAGGAAATCGGCGGCGCGGATTTTCTGGCCCAAGGCACGCTCTATCCTGACGTGATCGAAAGCGTCAGCTTTTCGGGCGGGCCGTCGGTGACGATCAAGTCCCATCACAATGTTGGCGGTCTGCCGGAAAAGATGGGCATGAAGCTGGTCGAGCCGTTGCGCGAGCTGTTCAAGGACGAGGTGCGGGCGCTGGGCCACGAGCTGGGGCTGCCTGCATCCTTCATCGGTCGGCACCCGTTTCCGGGGCCGGGTCTCGCGATTCGTTGCCCCGGCGAGATCACGCGCCCCAAGCTGGAAATCCTGCGCGAAGCGGACGCGGTCTATATCGACCAGATCCGCAAGTATGGGCTCTATGACGAGATCTGGCAGGCCTATGTCGCGATTCTGCCGGTGCGAACGGTGGGCGTGATGGGGGATGGACGGACCTATGATTACGCCTGCGCACTAAGGGCTGTAACCTCGGTCGATGGGATGACGGCGGACTATTATCCCTTCACCCATGAATTCCTTGGCGAGACGGCGACGCGGATCATCAACGAGGTGCAGGGCATCAACCGGGTGACCTATGACATCACCTCGAAACCCCCTGGCACCATTGAATGGGAGTGA
- a CDS encoding outer membrane protein transport protein produces the protein MRKIHLALASGTAVALATQAFGGGVERSTQSVGILFEEGTYAELSFGQVDPDASGDFVLDRSVSTGDMLASENIFTLSFKTDLSDRLVAALVLDQPVGARIRYPEGTGHPFAGSKADLDARALTAMLRYKFDGGFSVYGGLRAQQVEGFVALPTIPGYELTTNNDREFGYMVGAAYERPEIGLRVALTYNSAIDHNFESSESFLTPGGPAVLDDGFKTTIPQSVHLEAQTGIAANTLLFGSIRWVDWSEFEIDPPVYAAGIASLGQDYALAAYESDTITYRIGVGRRFNENWAGAITYIHEPDSGDIFGNLGPIDGRDAISLGVTYSRDNIKITGGVEYGWLGDALSQAPNGPPGTPVSDFRDNTSVSYGFRIGYYF, from the coding sequence ATGCGAAAAATTCACCTGGCGTTGGCCAGTGGTACGGCAGTCGCACTGGCGACACAGGCCTTCGGCGGTGGAGTTGAACGGTCCACACAAAGCGTTGGGATTCTCTTTGAAGAGGGCACCTACGCTGAGCTGTCTTTCGGGCAGGTTGATCCGGATGCAAGCGGGGATTTCGTGCTCGACCGGTCCGTGTCGACCGGTGACATGCTCGCCTCGGAGAACATCTTTACCCTGTCGTTCAAGACCGATCTGAGCGACCGGCTGGTTGCCGCGCTGGTCCTCGACCAGCCCGTGGGGGCGCGGATCCGCTACCCCGAGGGCACCGGCCATCCCTTTGCAGGCTCCAAGGCGGATCTCGATGCGCGGGCGCTCACCGCGATGCTGCGCTACAAGTTCGACGGTGGGTTCAGCGTCTATGGCGGCCTGCGCGCCCAACAGGTGGAGGGCTTCGTCGCTCTGCCCACGATCCCGGGCTACGAGTTGACGACCAACAACGACCGCGAGTTCGGCTATATGGTCGGTGCGGCCTATGAACGTCCCGAGATTGGTCTGCGGGTGGCGCTGACCTATAACTCGGCCATCGACCATAATTTTGAATCTTCCGAGAGCTTCCTGACCCCGGGCGGGCCTGCCGTTCTGGACGACGGGTTCAAGACGACAATCCCGCAGTCGGTGCATCTCGAGGCGCAAACCGGAATCGCGGCAAACACGCTGCTCTTCGGCTCGATCCGCTGGGTCGATTGGAGCGAGTTCGAGATCGATCCGCCGGTCTACGCCGCTGGGATCGCATCGCTCGGCCAAGACTATGCCCTTGCCGCCTACGAAAGCGACACGATCACTTATAGGATCGGCGTTGGGCGACGTTTCAACGAGAATTGGGCCGGAGCGATCACCTATATCCACGAACCCGACAGCGGCGATATTTTCGGAAACTTAGGACCGATCGACGGTCGCGACGCCATATCGCTCGGGGTGACCTACAGCCGGGACAACATCAAGATCACCGGCGGTGTCGAATACGGCTGGCTTGGTGATGCCCTGTCCCAGGCGCCCAACGGACCGCCGGGAACGCCGGTCTCGGACTTCCGGGACAACACCTCTGTCAGCTACGGCTTCCGGATCGGCTACTACTTCTGA
- a CDS encoding DMT family transporter, protein MTPRNEPVKAALWMTGAIGSFILMAVSGRALSTTHDTFEIMFFRSLIGICLVLVIAGAFGRLGEVTTRSLGLHGIRNLCHFTGQNLWFFALPLIPLAQLFALEFTTPLWVTLLAPLILGERLTRSRMLAAAIGFSGVLIVAQPDVTGISLGVICAALSALGFAGSAMFTKKLTRTETTVCILFWLTVMQSGFGLVAVFHDGQVTWPSLTTLPWLCLVALCGLVAHFCLTTALSIAPAVIVMPFDFLRLPLIGIVGFMFYNEALGLGLILGAALIIGANAINIWVERPKPRPDAAL, encoded by the coding sequence ATGACGCCGCGCAACGAACCGGTCAAGGCGGCCCTTTGGATGACCGGGGCCATCGGGTCCTTCATCCTGATGGCTGTCTCGGGACGCGCCTTATCCACAACCCACGACACGTTCGAGATCATGTTCTTCCGGTCGCTGATCGGGATCTGCCTGGTGCTGGTCATCGCGGGCGCGTTCGGGCGGTTGGGCGAGGTCACCACCCGGAGCCTCGGCCTGCACGGCATTCGCAACCTGTGCCATTTCACGGGCCAGAACCTGTGGTTCTTCGCCCTGCCCCTGATCCCTCTGGCGCAGCTTTTCGCGCTGGAGTTCACCACACCGCTCTGGGTGACGCTTCTGGCGCCGCTGATCCTGGGCGAGCGGCTGACGCGCAGCCGCATGCTGGCGGCGGCCATCGGGTTCAGTGGCGTGCTGATCGTCGCGCAACCCGATGTGACGGGCATCAGCCTCGGGGTGATCTGCGCGGCGCTCTCGGCTCTGGGCTTTGCCGGGTCCGCCATGTTCACCAAGAAGCTCACGCGCACCGAGACTACGGTCTGCATCCTGTTCTGGTTGACGGTGATGCAGAGCGGCTTTGGACTGGTGGCGGTATTCCATGACGGACAGGTCACCTGGCCGAGCCTCACCACCCTGCCCTGGCTGTGCCTTGTGGCGCTGTGCGGGTTGGTGGCGCATTTCTGCCTGACAACGGCACTAAGCATCGCCCCCGCCGTGATCGTGATGCCCTTCGATTTCCTGCGGCTTCCGCTCATCGGCATCGTCGGGTTCATGTTCTACAACGAGGCCCTGGGGCTGGGCCTCATCCTGGGTGCGGCCCTCATTATCGGCGCAAATGCCATAAATATCTGGGTCGAGCGCCCCAAACCGCGTCCTGACGCCGCGTTATAG